One genomic window of Arachis hypogaea cultivar Tifrunner chromosome 8, arahy.Tifrunner.gnm2.J5K5, whole genome shotgun sequence includes the following:
- the LOC112707277 gene encoding probable terpene synthase 2, whose amino-acid sequence MMTSSQHAPSNSKRSYANFAPSIWHDTFLKYADSESLEVDETMKQEVQKYREIVKMYLSSSDNNISQKLILIDSIQRLSISYYFECEINEALAQIHNNFTYNGLAVEENDIYSVALLFRLFRQNGYHISSDIFNKFKNRKGEFYEIIVVQDVKGMWSLYEAAQLRIHGEEILEEAHEFTYNKLKSIVNQLSPSLADQINQSLEQPLHKSIPRMRAKSYMSFYTKNPSHDKGDFLNFAKLDFNMVQKWHQKEVGSNTKWWIESDFARKVPYARDRVVEVFIWPFGVNPEPKYSTARRMTAKAILILSLVDDTYDVYGTIEELELFTEAMQRWDISCIASLPECFKVVFNALLEFWVEMESLTAESGKSCFVLQHVKQTFSRMAHAYLVEAKWCHEGHIPTYDEYKVMGLVSGGYPAVLTVFIALVKELATKETLDWLSDCPAILKAASTIARIKNDSASHKFEQQRKHVASAVECCMKQYDFSQEEAYEFINKDIDNCWKKMNEEYLKLIKNIPKLLIDCIVNLARVTEFYYLNFEDKYTNCELLKDHIVTLLLDPIVV is encoded by the exons ATGATGACTTCAAGTCAACATGCTCCTTCTAACTCAAAGCGAAGCTATGCAAATTTTGCTCCTAGCATTTGGCACGATACTTTCTTGAAATATGCTGATTCTGAATCTTTG GAAGTCGATGAAACTATGAAACAAGAAGTTCAAAAGTATCGAGAGATAGTAAAAATGTATCTCTCTTCTAGTGATAATAACATctcacaaaaattaattttaattgactcaattcaacgTTTAAGTATATCTTATTATTTTGAATGTGAAATTAATGAAGCATTAGCACAAATCCATAATAATTTTACCTACAATGGCCTTGCTGTTGAAGAAAACGACATTTACTCTGTTGCATTACTCTTTCGTTTGTTTCGACAAAACGGATATCACATCTCATCAG ATATTTTCAACAAATTCAAGAATAGAAAGGGAGAATTCTATGAAATTATTGTTGTTCAAGATGTTAAAGGAATGTGGAGTTTGTATGAAGCTGCACAATTAAGAATCCATGGAGAAGAGATACTAGAAGAAGCACACGAGTTCACCTACAATAAACTTAAGTCTATTGTCAATCAGTTGAGTCCATCTCTTGCTGATCAAATCAATCAGAGTTTAGAACAACCACTTCACAAGTCAATTCCAAGAATGAGGGCAAAATCATATATGTCTTTCTACACAAAGAATCCTTCGCATGACAAAGGCGATTTTCTAAACTTTGCAAAATTAGATTTCAATATGGTACAAAAATGGCATCAAAAAGAAGTTGGTAGTAACACCAA GTGGTGGATAGAATCAGATTTTGCAAGAAAAGTCCCTTATGCAAGAGATAGAGTAGTTGAAGTATTCATTTGGCCATTTGGTGTAAACCCTGAGCCTAAATACAGCACTGCAAGACGAATGACGGCCAAAGCAATCTTAATTCTCTCTCTTGTTGATGATACTTATGATGTTTATGGCACAATTGAAGAGCTTGAGCTCTTCACAGAGGCAATGCAAAG aTGGGACATTAGTTGCATTGCATCTCTTCCAGAGTGTTTCAAAGTGGTTTTTAATGCACTTTTAGAGTTCTGGGTTGAAATGGAGTCATTGACTGCTGAGAGTGGAAAATCATGCTTCGTCTTGCAACATGTTAAACAGACT TTTTCTAGGATGGCACATGCCTACCTTGTTGAAGCAAAATGGTGCCATGAGGGCCATATCCCAACATACGATGAGTACAAGGTTATGGGACTTGTATCGGGTGGATACCCTGCTGTCTTAACAGTGTTTATTGCTTTGGTAAAAGAACTTGCAACCAAAGAGACGCTTGATTGGCTTTCTGATTGTCCAGCCATCTTAAAAGCTGCATCTACTATTGCAAGGATCAAGAATGATTCGGCCTCACATAAG TTTGAGCAACAAAGGAAACATGTTGCATCTGCAGTGGAATGTTGCATGAAGCAATATGACTTTTCACAAGAGGAGGCCTATGAATTCATCAACAAGGATATCGATAATTgttggaagaagatgaatgaagagtACCTCAAGTTAATTAAAAATATCCCAAAGCTTCTGATTGATTGCATTGTTAATTTAGCACGTGTAACtgagttttattatttaaacttTGAGGATAAATACACCAATTGTGAGCTTTTGAAAGATCACATTGTGACACTGCTTTTGGACCCCATCGTCGTGTAG